One part of the Terrimicrobium sacchariphilum genome encodes these proteins:
- a CDS encoding glycosyltransferase family 2 protein, whose product MSRPRIVGVVLVHNEDVFVERAVRNAAPFCDHILLMDHGSTDATVPILKRLAKDLPSAEFHRLSHPRESHRLIAGLAGQDTWIFAVDGDEIYDTAGLLRLRERINAGEFARTWMILGNVLNVTTLAQDFRSASGHLAPPCRSMTKLYNFAAISSWDGDAPERLHGGEVVFRPGFSNSDRRMLHDEVPWEESDFRCLHMCFLSRSSKESADAATRENIMEKYGNSWQRVIRTLRRWVGLPVTNWKDSRYRRGPEVTVSTTAFFPLES is encoded by the coding sequence TTGAGCCGTCCCCGCATCGTCGGCGTCGTCCTCGTGCACAACGAGGATGTCTTCGTGGAGCGGGCCGTGCGCAATGCCGCCCCGTTCTGCGATCACATCCTGCTCATGGACCACGGGTCGACGGACGCTACCGTACCGATCCTCAAGCGGCTGGCGAAAGACCTGCCCTCGGCGGAATTTCACCGCCTTTCCCATCCGCGGGAATCCCACAGATTGATTGCCGGGCTGGCTGGACAGGATACGTGGATTTTTGCTGTCGATGGAGACGAGATCTACGACACGGCAGGGCTGCTGCGTTTACGCGAGCGAATCAACGCCGGGGAGTTTGCCCGCACCTGGATGATCCTCGGCAACGTGCTCAATGTCACCACGTTGGCTCAGGATTTTCGTTCCGCCAGCGGACATCTGGCACCACCCTGCCGCAGCATGACCAAGCTGTACAATTTTGCTGCGATCAGCTCTTGGGACGGCGATGCACCGGAGCGTCTGCATGGCGGTGAGGTGGTCTTTCGACCTGGATTTTCCAACTCCGATCGACGCATGCTCCACGATGAAGTGCCGTGGGAGGAGAGCGATTTTCGTTGCCTGCACATGTGCTTCCTGTCACGGAGCTCCAAGGAATCTGCCGATGCCGCAACGCGGGAAAACATCATGGAAAAATACGGAAACTCCTGGCAGCGCGTCATTCGCACCCTGCGCCGCTGGGTTGGTCTGCCGGTGACAAACTGGAAGGACTCCCGTTATCGGCGCGGCCCGGAGGTTACGGTTTCCACCACAGCTTTTTTCCCGCTCGAGTCATGA
- a CDS encoding glycosyltransferase family 4 protein, with translation MIFFRKKPIATVAFNLAPRRTAFGGGNQWLNQLSQYLKRCGYDVVYQITPDVDCVMGTHAGLSGKLTISYDDVVWAKRRNPRLKCIQRINDNDVRKGTDKMDARLAEANTAADHTVFVSEWLRDHHAAKWFSQDRPHTVITNGADPAVFHPFGSPVWQPGHPLRLVTHHWSDNMAKGFDIYQEVDNLIASGDLKGVELWVIGRWPKQITWKKARTFPPCTGAKLAGLLRQCHVGITASRYEPGAMHPVEAMQCGLPLFYHRDGGGTVELGQRFGVELTENLPESIETLKDRYHDLRARVLREAPAGDRMCAAYRQIIQSLINQ, from the coding sequence ATGATCTTTTTCCGCAAAAAGCCTATCGCCACCGTCGCCTTTAATCTCGCGCCGCGTCGCACGGCGTTTGGCGGGGGCAATCAATGGCTGAACCAGCTGTCTCAGTATCTGAAGCGCTGCGGTTACGATGTGGTCTATCAAATCACGCCGGACGTCGATTGTGTCATGGGCACTCACGCGGGATTGAGCGGCAAGCTCACGATTTCCTATGACGATGTGGTCTGGGCCAAGCGCCGCAATCCGCGTCTCAAGTGCATCCAGCGCATCAATGACAATGATGTGCGCAAGGGAACGGACAAGATGGACGCTCGTCTTGCGGAAGCCAACACCGCAGCCGACCACACGGTTTTCGTTTCGGAGTGGCTTCGCGACCATCACGCCGCAAAGTGGTTTTCCCAGGATCGGCCGCACACGGTCATTACCAACGGAGCTGATCCTGCCGTCTTTCATCCGTTTGGCTCGCCCGTCTGGCAGCCAGGGCATCCGCTGCGTCTGGTGACGCATCATTGGTCCGACAACATGGCCAAGGGTTTCGATATCTACCAGGAGGTCGATAATCTCATAGCCAGCGGCGATCTCAAGGGAGTCGAGCTCTGGGTCATAGGGCGGTGGCCGAAACAAATCACCTGGAAGAAGGCGCGCACTTTCCCGCCCTGTACAGGGGCAAAGCTCGCCGGTCTCCTGCGCCAGTGTCACGTGGGCATCACGGCTTCGCGATACGAGCCAGGCGCCATGCACCCGGTCGAGGCGATGCAATGCGGCCTGCCGCTCTTTTATCATCGCGATGGGGGGGGCACGGTGGAACTGGGGCAACGCTTCGGCGTGGAGCTCACGGAGAATCTCCCGGAATCCATCGAGACCCTGAAGGACCGCTATCACGACCTGCGGGCCAGGGTTCTCCGCGAGGCCCCTGCGGGCGACCGTATGTGCGCCGCCTATCGACAGATCATCCAGTCCCTCATCAACCAGTGA
- a CDS encoding glycosyltransferase family 2 protein, with the protein MSTPAVTVLMTVYNARAYLDVGIRSILGQTFRDLEFLIIDDGSTDGGEEILKAWAGKDSRIRLILNPVNQGQTVCLNQGITEARAPWIARQDADDLPHPQRLELQMAELHRRPELVILGTNGWLITEDGTFCGLINAPCGEESVRWFTLYDNPFIHASVCFRRDAALAVGKYDPHFRITQDYDLWLKLLKTGPGDNLPQRLISYRVVDSSLSHQKAEATASEAMEANRRAFVQWGLESHATRSNLALVSQLRDGFVPGKRAEFWALHRELEKTRPAPACDRAEARCLLHWKAAGKLGASAAMAQEMSASLRAQPDLFFSLLRDRMMGPR; encoded by the coding sequence GTGAGTACGCCCGCCGTCACAGTTCTCATGACAGTCTACAATGCGCGAGCCTACCTCGACGTTGGCATCCGCAGCATTCTCGGGCAGACATTTCGAGACCTTGAGTTTCTCATTATTGACGATGGCTCGACGGACGGGGGAGAGGAGATTTTAAAAGCCTGGGCGGGAAAGGATTCACGCATTCGGCTCATCCTCAATCCGGTCAACCAGGGGCAGACTGTTTGCCTGAACCAAGGCATCACGGAGGCGCGCGCACCATGGATCGCCCGTCAGGATGCTGACGATCTGCCCCATCCACAACGTTTGGAACTCCAGATGGCCGAGCTTCACCGCCGGCCCGAACTGGTCATTCTCGGCACGAACGGATGGCTTATCACCGAGGACGGCACATTTTGCGGCCTGATCAACGCCCCGTGCGGCGAGGAATCTGTTCGCTGGTTCACCCTGTACGACAACCCGTTCATCCACGCCTCGGTCTGTTTCCGGAGGGACGCTGCTCTGGCGGTTGGAAAGTATGATCCGCATTTCCGCATCACGCAGGATTACGATCTCTGGCTGAAGCTCCTCAAAACAGGCCCGGGCGACAACCTCCCCCAGCGCCTGATTTCCTACCGGGTGGTCGACTCTTCCCTTTCGCACCAGAAAGCCGAGGCCACCGCCTCCGAGGCGATGGAGGCAAATCGCCGCGCGTTCGTGCAATGGGGGCTGGAATCCCACGCCACCCGGAGCAATCTGGCGCTTGTCAGCCAGCTTCGCGATGGATTCGTGCCGGGCAAACGCGCGGAATTTTGGGCTTTGCACCGGGAACTCGAGAAGACGCGCCCGGCTCCTGCCTGCGATCGCGCCGAGGCCAGATGCCTCCTCCATTGGAAAGCGGCAGGCAAATTGGGAGCATCAGCGGCGATGGCTCAGGAAATGTCAGCGAGCCTTCGCGCTCAACCGGACTTGTTTTTCAGCCTGCTGCGGGATCGAATGATGGGACCGCGATGA
- a CDS encoding glycosyltransferase family 4 protein — MNESIARTLPAALPGYDFRWLDIIDDIARRRPATYFAGLIEATLRYPQPIFRYRFSPQAFLPRTVTFLRMFEHWVATSEEFSGAAFSFQTQSVFRAIRAGIPHFGYTDHTHLANARYGSGRKLQPMTPQWLAMERSLYMDSRVTFTTGEFAARSVIEDYNIPSSRVECVHSGINIAFPEVLPAKVNPHPRIVFVGVEWERKGGPEMIEAFRKLTGEFPQSELHIVGCDPGLSMDRVVIHGRIPREQVGEHLTRADIFLMPSRSEPSAVAVVEAAAYALPVVTTSVGANAERVLEGESGFLVPPRNPEAIAGALRKLLSDAALRQRFGERGRALVKEHFLWETVADKIARRIRAELSE, encoded by the coding sequence GTGAACGAGAGCATTGCCCGCACGCTGCCAGCGGCCTTGCCCGGCTATGATTTCCGGTGGCTCGACATCATCGATGATATCGCCCGGCGCCGCCCGGCGACCTACTTTGCCGGATTGATTGAGGCCACGCTGCGCTATCCCCAACCGATCTTTCGATATCGGTTTTCGCCCCAGGCGTTCCTGCCACGGACCGTGACGTTCCTCCGTATGTTTGAGCACTGGGTTGCGACCAGCGAGGAGTTCTCCGGCGCGGCCTTTTCCTTCCAGACCCAATCGGTTTTTCGTGCGATTCGTGCCGGCATACCGCATTTCGGGTACACGGATCACACCCATCTGGCGAATGCGCGGTATGGCAGCGGCCGCAAGCTCCAGCCGATGACCCCGCAGTGGCTCGCGATGGAGCGATCGCTCTACATGGACTCGCGCGTGACGTTTACCACCGGGGAGTTCGCCGCGAGGTCGGTGATCGAGGATTACAACATCCCGTCCAGCCGGGTGGAGTGCGTGCATTCCGGGATTAATATCGCCTTTCCCGAGGTATTGCCTGCCAAGGTCAATCCTCACCCCCGCATCGTTTTTGTCGGTGTCGAATGGGAGCGAAAGGGCGGTCCCGAGATGATCGAAGCCTTTCGAAAACTCACGGGTGAGTTTCCGCAATCCGAGTTGCACATCGTCGGTTGCGACCCTGGCTTGAGCATGGATCGGGTGGTGATCCATGGCCGTATCCCGCGTGAGCAGGTGGGAGAGCACCTCACGCGAGCGGATATTTTTCTGATGCCCAGCCGCTCCGAACCGAGCGCGGTGGCTGTAGTCGAGGCGGCGGCGTATGCTCTGCCCGTCGTCACGACCTCAGTAGGGGCCAATGCCGAGCGCGTCCTGGAGGGTGAGAGTGGCTTTCTGGTCCCGCCGCGTAATCCCGAGGCCATCGCCGGAGCTTTGCGCAAGCTGCTTTCCGATGCCGCCTTGCGCCAGCGGTTTGGGGAAAGGGGCAGGGCCTTGGTCAAGGAGCACTTCTTGTGGGAAACGGTGGCTGACAAAATCGCCCGACGCATTCGGGCCGAATTATCCGAATGA
- a CDS encoding glycosyltransferase, with protein sequence MSTLWHVHFTGGEKVAWALDEDLRVAREAMEGHVIPTSPAAARVIHSAYWPRLLDFGERAVRGKKLVCFADNPPVYSLTQPEFSQAAARVDLWIARTREAESQFRMLGLPVARAPYTVDATIFRPLENDGGLRRELGIDKKAFVIGNFHRDTEGTDLRRLKRQKGADILFEIAKELYQRLPNLVVLLAGPRRHWLRRRLTAAGIPFRFHGRIGPNDQDDYDRNILPRTELNRLYQALDVTVVPSRWEGGPHSLLEALFAGQAVISTPVGIARDILPSEMLFRTVDEAVSILENHAKTGSLREPAFLASRRADRENSTSALSEALVAIYQELPRGPERPMARLSSAIASSLFRVRRQLGQRQVVFPPNEQSALADRIIAKVQSRHGAAAQSAETPLGVHDPARDEQILLGAALFCQGR encoded by the coding sequence GTGAGCACGCTGTGGCATGTCCATTTTACCGGCGGCGAAAAGGTCGCCTGGGCGCTCGATGAAGACCTGCGGGTCGCGCGAGAGGCCATGGAGGGGCATGTCATTCCCACCTCGCCTGCGGCGGCCCGTGTCATTCACTCCGCCTACTGGCCGCGTCTGCTCGATTTCGGCGAGCGTGCGGTACGGGGAAAAAAGCTCGTCTGTTTCGCGGATAATCCCCCGGTTTATTCACTCACGCAGCCGGAGTTTTCTCAGGCGGCGGCACGGGTGGACCTCTGGATCGCCCGCACCCGCGAGGCTGAGTCGCAATTTCGCATGCTGGGTCTTCCAGTCGCTCGTGCACCGTACACGGTTGACGCCACCATCTTCCGTCCGCTGGAAAATGACGGCGGACTCCGTCGCGAACTGGGCATCGACAAAAAGGCGTTCGTCATTGGGAACTTTCATCGCGATACCGAGGGCACGGACCTGCGTCGATTGAAGCGGCAGAAGGGGGCGGACATTCTTTTCGAAATCGCCAAGGAACTCTATCAGCGTCTACCGAATCTCGTCGTCCTCCTCGCAGGCCCTCGCCGCCATTGGCTTCGTCGCCGCCTGACTGCGGCAGGCATCCCCTTCCGTTTTCATGGACGCATTGGCCCGAACGACCAGGACGATTACGATCGCAACATTCTGCCGCGTACGGAACTGAACCGCCTTTATCAGGCGCTGGACGTTACTGTTGTCCCGTCGCGCTGGGAAGGCGGACCACATTCTCTCCTCGAAGCCCTTTTTGCCGGTCAGGCGGTGATCAGTACGCCTGTAGGTATCGCCCGGGACATCCTTCCATCGGAGATGCTATTCCGTACGGTGGACGAAGCTGTGAGCATCCTTGAGAACCATGCAAAAACCGGTTCGCTTCGGGAACCCGCATTTCTCGCCAGCCGTCGAGCGGATCGAGAAAACTCCACCTCGGCCCTGAGCGAGGCACTGGTGGCGATTTATCAGGAGTTGCCCCGGGGACCAGAGCGTCCCATGGCCCGGCTCTCGAGCGCGATTGCCTCGTCCCTTTTCCGCGTGCGCCGCCAGCTCGGCCAGCGTCAGGTCGTTTTCCCACCGAATGAGCAATCTGCCCTGGCCGATCGGATCATCGCCAAGGTGCAGAGTCGTCATGGAGCGGCTGCTCAGTCGGCGGAGACTCCGCTGGGCGTACATGATCCTGCGAGAGACGAGCAGATCCTGCTCGGCGCAGCATTGTTTTGCCAAGGGCGATGA
- a CDS encoding glycosyltransferase has product MIKVLQVIDHLGSGGAQTVLLNLLKFRDQRDFSYTVACLHGKGGVAAELEAIGVPVVSLSPGKLPPLYVPNLARLLIKERFDIVHCHLFGANWLARPIAALCGQRAIFAHDHCNDALRERLAPFLVDRLTNLLSCKILAVSRTTREFLLRQEGLSDEVVEYFTNGVDVDAFQPPSPEARAAFRARWGLKPGDFVIGGIGRLVPQKDFTTFLRAAVLVAEKSTAARFVIFGEGPEEAELKALAESLGLGDHVRFAGYVGDRQAVYGAIDLLLLTSRYEGTPMVLLEAMAAGVPICATGVDGTAEILASRETALLFPPADPQAAAEAVLEMQNQPFSHKLSLAARSRVQADFSAKSLCHRLEQLYREMLPVAPTG; this is encoded by the coding sequence ATGATCAAGGTTCTCCAGGTCATCGATCATCTGGGTTCCGGCGGAGCGCAAACCGTCCTGCTCAACTTGCTGAAGTTTCGCGATCAGCGGGACTTTTCCTACACCGTGGCCTGCCTGCACGGGAAAGGAGGCGTCGCCGCGGAGCTGGAGGCCATCGGCGTGCCAGTGGTCTCATTGTCTCCCGGGAAACTGCCGCCGCTCTATGTGCCGAATCTCGCACGGTTGCTCATAAAAGAGCGTTTCGACATCGTGCATTGCCATCTATTTGGGGCGAATTGGCTGGCTCGCCCCATCGCCGCCCTCTGCGGGCAGAGAGCGATCTTTGCCCACGATCATTGTAATGATGCCCTGCGCGAGCGCCTCGCTCCATTTCTCGTCGATCGCCTGACCAATCTGCTTTCGTGCAAGATCCTCGCGGTCTCACGCACCACCCGCGAGTTTCTCCTCCGCCAGGAAGGACTCTCCGATGAGGTGGTCGAATATTTCACCAACGGCGTGGACGTGGATGCCTTCCAGCCTCCATCGCCTGAGGCCCGCGCGGCGTTTCGTGCTCGCTGGGGGTTGAAGCCGGGGGATTTTGTCATTGGGGGCATTGGTCGCCTCGTGCCGCAAAAGGACTTCACCACCTTTCTCCGAGCCGCCGTACTGGTGGCGGAGAAATCGACCGCCGCCCGCTTTGTCATCTTTGGGGAGGGTCCGGAGGAGGCGGAACTGAAAGCTCTGGCTGAAAGCCTCGGCCTCGGCGATCACGTACGATTTGCCGGATACGTCGGCGACCGACAGGCGGTTTATGGGGCCATCGATCTCCTGCTCCTCACCTCCCGCTATGAGGGAACTCCCATGGTCTTGCTGGAAGCCATGGCGGCAGGGGTGCCGATTTGCGCCACCGGGGTCGATGGAACGGCGGAGATTCTGGCATCGAGAGAGACGGCATTGCTCTTCCCTCCCGCTGATCCGCAGGCCGCGGCCGAGGCGGTTCTTGAGATGCAAAATCAGCCATTTTCGCACAAACTGAGCCTTGCCGCCCGGTCGCGCGTGCAGGCGGATTTCTCGGCCAAGTCCCTCTGCCACAGGCTTGAACAGTTGTATCGCGAGATGCTCCCGGTTGCGCCGACCGGATAA
- a CDS encoding serine O-acetyltransferase yields the protein MNSLFQDWDVNVGNPKGRAVLVFWRLCRAIRSLPGGLWLLGSPLLLLYVVGVEWIMGIELGYSTRIGTRLRLYHASGLVVHPAAVIGDDCILRQGVTIGYRQAGEGVPVLGNNVEIGCGAILLGAIRVGDGAKIGAGAVVIKDVPAGAVAAGNPAKVIRAQQA from the coding sequence ATGAATAGCCTTTTTCAGGACTGGGATGTGAATGTGGGAAACCCGAAGGGGCGCGCCGTGCTTGTCTTCTGGCGGCTCTGCCGGGCGATTCGTTCCCTGCCGGGAGGACTGTGGCTGCTGGGTTCTCCGCTCCTGCTCCTCTATGTCGTGGGAGTGGAGTGGATCATGGGGATCGAGCTCGGCTACTCCACGCGTATCGGCACGCGTCTGCGCCTTTATCATGCCAGCGGCCTCGTGGTGCATCCTGCGGCGGTGATCGGAGATGATTGCATCCTGCGACAGGGCGTGACCATTGGCTACCGACAGGCGGGTGAGGGGGTTCCGGTCCTGGGGAACAACGTCGAGATCGGTTGCGGGGCGATCCTGCTCGGTGCGATCCGGGTCGGCGATGGTGCGAAAATCGGAGCCGGAGCAGTAGTCATCAAAGACGTCCCCGCCGGAGCCGTGGCGGCAGGGAATCCTGCGAAGGTCATTCGGGCACAACAGGCGTGA
- a CDS encoding glycosyltransferase family 4 protein codes for MSLPWQIASAVRGVLDFPERMRVRQTRADISLASSGDPVLSFGGVLERREFLHGGAIKLLHLRDAFPSHAQAFNILYLVSSAQPRFARDLWDTCRRRGIKLVWNQNGVAYRGWAGAEAERFNGPMRWLRDRADYVVYQSGFCRTASDEFLGPADRPSSILFNPVDLEKFSPTPEPLPAIPLRLLSLGTHSYPDRVLSALQCLSVLRKEGIEATLTVAGKMEWPGATDQVRAEIQRLGLEEEIRLLPAFTQDEAVALYRGHHIVLHPKYLDPCPTVVIESLACGLPVVGSASGGLPEMVPANCGALIPVPLVWDRMITPPAAEWAAAVKKVIPHLAEYSQAARQHAVQCFQAETWIAEHRRIFENLLA; via the coding sequence ATGAGTCTTCCCTGGCAGATTGCCTCCGCCGTCCGGGGCGTATTGGATTTTCCCGAGAGGATGAGGGTTCGCCAGACGCGGGCAGATATCTCTCTCGCATCGTCGGGTGATCCAGTGCTTTCCTTTGGCGGAGTGCTGGAGCGACGGGAATTTCTCCATGGCGGAGCCATCAAACTCCTTCATCTCCGCGACGCATTTCCCTCCCATGCCCAGGCGTTCAACATCCTGTACCTGGTCAGCAGCGCCCAGCCACGTTTTGCTCGGGATCTCTGGGACACCTGCCGTCGCCGAGGGATAAAACTCGTCTGGAATCAAAACGGCGTTGCTTATCGCGGATGGGCGGGCGCAGAGGCCGAGCGGTTTAATGGCCCGATGCGGTGGCTCCGCGACCGCGCCGACTATGTCGTGTATCAATCCGGGTTTTGCCGAACGGCTTCCGACGAATTCCTGGGTCCGGCGGATCGCCCGTCGAGCATACTTTTCAATCCGGTCGATCTGGAAAAGTTTTCGCCCACACCGGAGCCGCTCCCTGCAATCCCGCTCCGATTGCTCTCATTGGGCACACACAGCTATCCCGACCGGGTTTTGTCGGCATTGCAATGCCTGTCCGTGCTGAGGAAAGAAGGCATCGAGGCGACCCTCACGGTGGCGGGCAAAATGGAGTGGCCCGGAGCCACGGACCAGGTGCGTGCCGAGATTCAGAGGCTCGGCCTGGAAGAGGAAATCCGCCTCCTGCCTGCATTCACCCAGGATGAGGCGGTGGCGCTTTATCGAGGTCATCATATCGTCCTTCATCCGAAATATCTCGATCCCTGCCCGACGGTTGTCATCGAGTCGCTGGCATGTGGGTTGCCCGTTGTGGGTTCCGCCAGTGGCGGATTGCCTGAGATGGTTCCCGCGAATTGTGGTGCGTTGATCCCGGTGCCTCTCGTCTGGGATCGGATGATCACGCCGCCCGCTGCAGAATGGGCTGCCGCGGTGAAAAAGGTGATACCGCATCTCGCGGAGTATTCCCAGGCAGCCCGGCAGCATGCCGTCCAGTGCTTCCAGGCGGAAACATGGATCGCCGAGCATCGACGGATTTTTGAAAATCTCCTCGCGTGA
- a CDS encoding glycosyltransferase family 4 protein gives MRFLFLSSYAHLVLDPASTRVSGGAELQVALLARELAGRGYETTIAAGDIGQPDGQVFQGVRIRNGGKFQTGGLVDSLRALPRVARILREERPDHVLILGWTAWLFILWLLRPIFGFQLHFICGLDTEVNGGFRRDNPVRGWLFEFGMRHCDQRFAMTKLQERLFQKQGMPCSLYRNLILPRAEPRTAEKTVDFLWVARCQPIKQPHIFLDLVEAIPEARFEMICPCEDAALFESVRIRAEKLPNLIFHNGVPYREVQSHYDRARVFVNTSTWEGWPNSFIQSGLASTALLSLIVRPDTLFEDFQLGACMGGDRERFVVLARQWFADRVATEAMGREAERFVRELHDNTKETDAFLAGLPVAKR, from the coding sequence GTGAGGTTTCTTTTTCTTTCCAGTTACGCGCATCTGGTACTTGATCCGGCCTCGACCCGGGTCTCCGGAGGAGCGGAGCTTCAGGTTGCTCTGCTGGCGCGGGAACTTGCTGGTCGCGGCTACGAAACCACCATCGCCGCAGGGGACATCGGCCAGCCGGACGGGCAGGTCTTCCAAGGCGTGAGAATCCGCAATGGCGGAAAGTTTCAAACCGGCGGCCTGGTCGATAGCCTGAGGGCGCTCCCCAGGGTGGCTCGCATCCTCCGCGAGGAACGACCTGATCATGTGCTGATTCTCGGCTGGACGGCATGGCTGTTCATCCTCTGGCTGCTCCGCCCCATTTTTGGTTTTCAGCTTCATTTTATCTGTGGTCTCGACACGGAGGTGAATGGTGGCTTTCGGCGCGACAATCCGGTACGAGGATGGCTCTTTGAATTTGGCATGCGCCACTGCGACCAGCGCTTTGCCATGACGAAGCTGCAGGAACGGCTCTTCCAGAAGCAGGGCATGCCGTGTTCCCTGTACCGGAATCTGATCCTGCCCCGGGCAGAACCTCGCACGGCGGAAAAGACGGTCGATTTTCTCTGGGTCGCCCGATGCCAGCCGATCAAGCAGCCCCATATCTTTCTCGATCTCGTCGAGGCGATCCCCGAGGCCCGCTTTGAGATGATCTGCCCCTGCGAGGATGCCGCGCTCTTTGAATCCGTGCGCATACGGGCGGAGAAGCTGCCCAATCTCATTTTCCATAACGGCGTTCCCTATCGCGAGGTGCAGTCTCACTACGATCGCGCACGGGTCTTTGTAAACACCTCGACGTGGGAGGGGTGGCCAAACAGCTTTATCCAGTCCGGCCTCGCCTCCACAGCGCTGCTCTCGCTCATTGTGCGTCCCGACACGCTGTTTGAAGACTTTCAGCTAGGCGCCTGCATGGGTGGAGACCGGGAGCGATTCGTGGTTCTCGCCCGACAGTGGTTTGCTGACCGTGTCGCCACGGAGGCGATGGGGCGTGAGGCTGAGCGCTTTGTCCGCGAGCTTCATGATAATACGAAGGAAACCGACGCCTTCCTCGCCGGGCTGCCGGTCGCGAAACGATGA
- a CDS encoding class I SAM-dependent methyltransferase gives MAYFREIFRPQLKPAFWAKTFLHLVTPGGYGYIRELRSRQDASYNHERDKHEVRHKHHGQGGWKAEKDETGLLKRDYASYDEYLTHQKLKLDEMVKIKGGFSNFDIFDYRLKFYVRFRQLLTLLPSDAKILCCGARQGTEVEVLRDLGFTNAIGIDLNPGDGNPLVRPGDMMNLDFPDNSLDLLYTNCVDHAFDLEKMIAEHSRVLKPNGYLLYDIGVNMEEGGGPFEAISWDRTEDIVIRLLRTFREVVRIEREKQWLWVLLRSKMA, from the coding sequence ATGGCATACTTTCGTGAAATTTTCCGCCCGCAGCTGAAGCCGGCATTCTGGGCAAAAACCTTCCTGCATCTCGTGACGCCTGGAGGGTACGGCTACATTCGCGAACTCCGCAGTCGTCAGGACGCTTCCTACAACCACGAGCGCGACAAGCACGAGGTGCGGCACAAGCACCACGGGCAGGGCGGCTGGAAGGCCGAAAAGGACGAGACCGGCCTGCTCAAGCGCGACTACGCCAGCTACGACGAGTACCTTACCCACCAGAAGCTGAAGCTCGACGAGATGGTGAAGATCAAGGGTGGTTTCAGCAATTTCGACATCTTCGATTATCGTCTGAAGTTTTACGTGCGGTTCCGCCAGCTGCTCACGCTCCTGCCTTCCGATGCGAAAATTCTCTGCTGCGGCGCCCGCCAGGGTACTGAAGTCGAGGTCCTGCGCGACCTTGGGTTCACCAATGCCATCGGCATCGACCTCAATCCCGGCGACGGCAATCCACTGGTTCGCCCCGGAGACATGATGAATCTCGACTTTCCGGACAACTCGCTCGACCTGCTCTACACGAACTGCGTCGACCACGCCTTCGATCTCGAGAAGATGATCGCCGAGCACTCCCGCGTGCTGAAACCCAACGGCTACCTGCTTTACGACATCGGTGTGAACATGGAGGAGGGCGGCGGTCCCTTTGAGGCGATCTCCTGGGATCGTACGGAGGATATCGTCATCCGCCTGCTCCGCACCTTCCGCGAGGTCGTTCGCATCGAGCGCGAGAAACAATGGCTGTGGGTCCTGCTCCGCAGCAAGATGGCTTGA